The genome window GTTTCTGGTTTTTTGAATATGTTAGTTGCCGCAAGAGATGCAAATGTTAAACGATTTGTTTATGCAGCAAGTTCTTCAACATATGGAGATTCTATAGGTTTGCCAAAAGTAGAAGAGGTAATAGGGAAGCCTCTTTCTCCATACGCTATAACAAAATATGTAAACGAGCTGTATGCTGAAATTTTTAGCAGAACTTATGGATTAGAAACTATTGGCTTGCGTTATTTTAATGTATTTGGAAGAAAACAAGATCCTAATGGGGCTTATGCAGCAGTAATTCCAAAATTTGTTATGCAATTGATGAATCATGAAAGTCCCAAAATAAATGGTGACGGAAATTATTCACGGGATTTTACTTATATTGATAATGTGATTCAAATGAATGAGCTGGCTATGACTACAGAGAATCCAGAAGCGATAAATACTGTCTATAATACGGCTTATGGTGATCGCAATACTTTGAATGATTTGGTTGGTTATTTAAAATTTTTTTTAGCGGAGTATGATTCTGAGATTGCAAAAATAGAAATTGAATACGGTCCTAATAGAGCTGGAGACATTCCGCATTCATTAGCAAGTATTGATAAAGCTAA of Flavobacterium marginilacus contains these proteins:
- a CDS encoding SDR family oxidoreductase; its protein translation is MTGNSRKTILITGGAGFIGSNLCEYFLDKKYNVVCLDNFATGHQYNLTAFLNNENFSLIEGDIRNLDTCHKAVQGADYVLHQAALGSVPRSINDPITTNDVNVSGFLNMLVAARDANVKRFVYAASSSTYGDSIGLPKVEEVIGKPLSPYAITKYVNELYAEIFSRTYGLETIGLRYFNVFGRKQDPNGAYAAVIPKFVMQLMNHESPKINGDGNYSRDFTYIDNVIQMNELAMTTENPEAINTVYNTAYGDRNTLNDLVGYLKFFLAEYDSEIAKIEIEYGPNRAGDIPHSLASIDKAKSILGYNPKFSLQEGLKESVSWYWENLSRNKE